A window of the Myxococcales bacterium genome harbors these coding sequences:
- a CDS encoding PEGA domain-containing protein, which produces MRAYQDYLRLAGASAPTKERAEAVMKIQDLSVEVGSIVVRAKAKGARVLVDGTFVGVTPLPEPVPVMPGKHVLALEGSSAKATVSVKEEQSVTVELEGAAPASVATAGPATAPTTASSKKGAREAPAKEPAKEAAKETPQEPPSTDAPSGRSWTPSRRRSRRRLRRPRPRRLPKRKRPRSPLVVARGSVSASWRPARWPSARRRPPSWRRRRSPTSSPRRTRSARHATSSRARKARRRSSRACRWLSAWAPSPS; this is translated from the coding sequence ATGCGCGCCTACCAGGACTACCTGAGGCTCGCCGGCGCGAGCGCGCCCACCAAAGAGCGCGCGGAAGCGGTGATGAAGATTCAAGACCTCTCCGTCGAGGTCGGCTCCATTGTGGTTCGCGCCAAAGCGAAGGGCGCGCGCGTGCTCGTCGACGGAACCTTCGTCGGCGTCACGCCGCTGCCCGAGCCGGTGCCCGTGATGCCCGGCAAGCACGTCCTCGCGCTCGAGGGCAGCAGCGCGAAGGCGACCGTCTCCGTGAAGGAAGAGCAATCGGTCACCGTCGAGCTCGAAGGTGCGGCGCCAGCGTCGGTCGCCACCGCCGGCCCAGCAACCGCGCCCACGACCGCATCGTCGAAGAAGGGCGCCAGGGAAGCGCCCGCCAAAGAGCCTGCGAAGGAAGCGGCGAAGGAGACGCCGCAGGAGCCGCCCTCGACCGACGCCCCATCTGGAAGGAGCTGGACCCCTTCGCGCCGGAGAAGCCGGAGAAGGCTGAGGCGCCCGCGGCCGCGGCGGCTCCCCAAAAGGAAGCGCCCTCGCTCGCCGCTAGTGGTGGCTCGCGGAAGCGTGTCGGCTTCGTGGCGGCCGGCGCGCTGGCCCTCGGCTCGGCGGCGACCGCCGTCTTGGCGTCGGCGGCGATCTCCGACTTCGAGTCCAAGAAGGACACGCTCGGCACGACACGCGACGAGCTCGAGAGCGCGCAAGGCAAGGCGACGCTCCTCGCGGGCGTGTCGGTGGCTCTCGGCGTGGGCGCCATCTCCGTCGTGA